The Cellulomonas sp. P24 genome contains a region encoding:
- a CDS encoding RNA polymerase sigma factor produces MTSLPSSPTLPREFEHPALQELVRRGSAHGRVDAASFRTACETAQVQDAKRLKAVFRGLATAGITVDEPVAVVAKVAAATARRATSATAVADPAPAKKKPAARKAATGATSTTTRAKAKTTAADGDQGDDVDDSVDVDDVDPADDEVATVEVIVDEVIVDDVAVDDVAVDTKDAKPAADEAEDSGGFTYSDADDDDAPAQQVVTAGATADPVKDYLKQIGKVALLNAEQEVELAKRIEAGLFAEERLNSGLKLDPKSRRELEWIAGDGRRAKNHLLEANLRLVVSLAKRYTGRGMLFLDLIQEGNLGLIRAVEKFDYTKGYKFSTYATWWIRQAITRAMADQARTIRIPVHMVEVINKLARVQRQMLQDLGREPTPEELAKELDMTPEKVVEVQKYGREPISLHTPLGEDGDSEFGDLIEDSEAVVPADAVSFTLLQEQLHQVLDTLSEREAGVVSMRFGLTDGQPKTLDEIGKVYGVTRERIRQIESKTMSKLRHPSRSQVLRDYLD; encoded by the coding sequence GTGACCTCCCTCCCCTCCAGCCCCACTCTCCCGCGCGAGTTCGAGCACCCTGCACTCCAGGAGCTCGTACGACGCGGTAGCGCCCACGGCCGCGTCGACGCAGCCTCGTTCCGCACCGCATGCGAGACCGCCCAGGTCCAGGACGCCAAGAGACTCAAGGCGGTGTTCCGAGGCCTCGCGACTGCCGGGATCACGGTCGACGAGCCGGTCGCCGTCGTCGCCAAGGTGGCTGCCGCCACCGCGCGGCGTGCGACGAGCGCGACGGCTGTCGCCGACCCGGCGCCGGCGAAGAAGAAGCCCGCGGCCCGCAAGGCGGCGACGGGCGCGACGTCGACGACCACCCGCGCGAAGGCGAAGACGACCGCCGCGGACGGCGACCAGGGGGACGACGTCGACGACTCGGTCGACGTCGACGACGTCGACCCCGCTGACGACGAGGTCGCCACCGTCGAGGTGATCGTCGACGAGGTGATCGTCGACGACGTCGCCGTCGACGACGTGGCTGTCGACACCAAGGACGCCAAGCCGGCCGCCGACGAGGCGGAGGACTCCGGGGGATTCACCTACTCGGACGCCGACGACGACGACGCGCCCGCGCAGCAGGTCGTCACAGCCGGAGCGACCGCCGACCCGGTCAAGGACTACCTCAAGCAGATCGGCAAGGTCGCCCTGCTCAACGCCGAGCAGGAGGTCGAGCTCGCCAAGCGGATCGAGGCCGGCCTGTTCGCCGAGGAGCGACTCAACTCCGGGCTCAAGCTCGACCCGAAGAGCCGACGTGAGCTCGAGTGGATCGCCGGTGACGGACGCCGTGCCAAGAACCACCTGCTGGAGGCCAACCTCCGCCTGGTCGTCTCGCTGGCGAAGCGCTACACGGGTCGCGGGATGCTGTTCCTCGACCTGATCCAGGAAGGCAACCTCGGCCTGATCCGTGCCGTCGAGAAGTTCGACTACACCAAGGGCTACAAGTTCTCGACCTACGCGACGTGGTGGATCCGCCAGGCCATCACCCGCGCGATGGCCGACCAGGCGCGCACCATCCGTATCCCGGTGCACATGGTCGAGGTCATCAACAAGCTCGCACGCGTGCAGCGGCAGATGCTCCAGGACCTCGGCCGTGAGCCGACCCCGGAGGAGCTCGCCAAGGAGCTGGACATGACCCCGGAGAAGGTGGTCGAGGTCCAGAAGTACGGCCGCGAGCCCATCTCTCTGCACACGCCGCTCGGTGAGGACGGCGACAGCGAGTTCGGTGACCTGATCGAGGACTCCGAGGCCGTTGTCCCGGCGGACGCGGTGAGCTTCACGCTCCTGCAGGAGCAGCTCCACCAGGTGCTCGACACGCTCTCCGAGCGCGAAGCCGGGGTCGTCTCGATGCGGTTCGGTCTCACCGACGGACAGCCCAAGACCCTGGACGAGATCGGCAAGGTCTACGGCGTCACGCGTGAGCGGATCCGTCAGATCGAGTCCAAGACGATGTCCAAGCTGCGTCACCCCAGCCGGTCACAGGTGCTGCGCGACTACCTGGACTGA
- a CDS encoding LysM peptidoglycan-binding domain-containing protein, whose protein sequence is MTPPTSAVTTDAARSGMRTRLASGAGVSIAVAVATVAASATAAHADEPYVVKAGDTVSQIALRTGVSVAAIAKASALADASRIQVGQLLTIPTGPRAPIVPSAPPAASTTTHTVVSGDTVSHIAARYSTTVAAIVSANKLDSRAFIRIGQVLTIPTAGATATPTVAQASPSTTAATTTTHTVVSGDTVSHIAARYSTTVAAIVSANKLDSRAFIRIDQVLTIPTAGASTVTLVSNTFAGRTYSDAVVAAANANKAMLLQIGVPTTSQMKATIVTTARSMGVDPALALAIAYQESGFNHTAVSAANAIGTMQVIPSSGEWASQMVGRSLNLLDPQDNVVAGVAILRALVRTSPDLSTAIAGYYQGAASVQRNGMYPDTRRYVANVQTLMSRFR, encoded by the coding sequence ATGACGCCACCGACGAGCGCTGTCACGACCGACGCCGCCCGGAGCGGCATGCGCACGCGTCTCGCGTCCGGCGCCGGGGTCTCGATCGCGGTCGCGGTCGCAACGGTCGCGGCATCGGCCACCGCAGCCCACGCCGACGAGCCGTACGTCGTCAAGGCGGGCGACACCGTGAGCCAGATCGCCCTGCGCACTGGGGTGTCCGTCGCGGCGATCGCCAAAGCCAGCGCGCTCGCGGACGCGTCACGCATCCAGGTCGGGCAGCTCCTGACGATCCCGACCGGCCCGCGTGCGCCGATCGTCCCGTCAGCACCACCCGCAGCATCGACGACGACCCACACCGTGGTGAGCGGCGACACCGTGAGCCACATCGCCGCCCGGTACTCGACCACCGTCGCCGCGATCGTCTCGGCGAACAAGCTCGACTCACGCGCCTTCATCCGCATCGGCCAGGTCCTGACCATCCCGACCGCGGGTGCCACGGCCACGCCGACCGTCGCGCAGGCCTCCCCCTCCACCACGGCGGCGACGACGACGACCCACACTGTGGTGAGCGGCGACACCGTGAGCCACATCGCCGCCCGGTACTCGACCACCGTCGCCGCGATAGTCTCGGCGAACAAGCTCGACTCACGCGCCTTCATCCGCATCGACCAGGTCCTGACCATCCCGACCGCGGGTGCCTCCACCGTCACCCTGGTGAGCAACACGTTCGCCGGGCGGACCTACAGCGACGCCGTCGTGGCGGCCGCCAACGCGAACAAGGCGATGCTGCTGCAGATCGGCGTGCCGACCACGAGCCAGATGAAGGCGACGATCGTCACGACGGCGCGGTCGATGGGCGTCGATCCCGCACTCGCCCTCGCGATCGCGTACCAGGAGTCCGGGTTCAACCACACCGCGGTCTCGGCCGCGAACGCGATCGGCACCATGCAGGTGATCCCGTCGTCCGGCGAGTGGGCGTCCCAGATGGTCGGCCGATCGCTGAACCTCCTGGACCCCCAGGACAACGTCGTCGCCGGCGTCGCGATCCTGCGTGCGCTCGTGCGCACCAGCCCCGACCTCTCGACCGCGATCGCCGGGTACTACCAGGGCGCCGCGTCGGTGCAGCGCAACGGCATGTACCCGGACACCCGCCGCTACGTCGCCAACGTCCAGACGCTCATGTCGCGGTTCCGCTGA
- a CDS encoding tyrosine-type recombinase/integrase, with protein sequence MAKRPAPLNLASLLPSWELSLRAERKAPSTVKSYGDAVRAFLTWCVENGHTPTLDKALVNGFTAALLEAGREAATVRSRQLGLRRFAAWLVEEGETTTDPLLGLRAPKLDSKVIEPLTEPQLKALLKACTGPDLRERRDEAIVRFMLETGTRAGECVALTVPDVDLSAGTAVVRRGKGGKGRIVPFGPQTARAIDRYKRTRAHHRLAATPALWLGDRGKEFSYDALHKALGARATAAGITGFHPHLLRHTAAHRWLAAGGSEGGLMAVAGWSQPDMLMRYTRARASERAATEARDLNLGDI encoded by the coding sequence GTGGCGAAGCGACCCGCACCCCTGAACCTGGCATCCCTGCTGCCCTCGTGGGAGCTGTCGCTGCGCGCCGAGCGCAAGGCACCGTCGACCGTGAAGTCCTACGGCGACGCCGTGCGCGCGTTCCTGACCTGGTGCGTCGAGAACGGCCACACGCCCACCCTGGACAAGGCGCTCGTCAACGGCTTCACCGCCGCACTGCTCGAGGCCGGCCGCGAGGCTGCCACCGTCCGGTCCCGTCAGCTCGGCCTGCGCCGGTTCGCCGCGTGGCTCGTCGAGGAGGGCGAGACCACCACCGACCCGCTGCTCGGCCTGCGCGCACCCAAGCTCGACTCCAAGGTCATCGAGCCACTGACCGAGCCACAGCTCAAGGCGCTGCTCAAGGCCTGCACCGGACCAGACCTGCGCGAGCGACGCGACGAGGCGATCGTGCGCTTCATGCTCGAGACCGGCACCCGCGCGGGGGAGTGCGTCGCATTGACCGTGCCCGACGTCGACCTGTCGGCCGGGACCGCCGTCGTGCGGCGAGGCAAGGGCGGCAAGGGCCGGATCGTGCCGTTCGGACCGCAGACCGCCCGGGCGATCGACCGCTACAAGCGCACCCGCGCGCACCACCGCCTCGCTGCGACCCCCGCGCTGTGGCTGGGGGACCGCGGCAAGGAGTTCAGCTACGACGCGCTGCACAAGGCGCTCGGCGCCCGCGCGACCGCCGCAGGCATCACGGGCTTTCACCCCCACCTGCTGCGCCACACCGCCGCGCACCGATGGCTCGCCGCGGGCGGTTCCGAGGGCGGGCTCATGGCCGTCGCCGGGTGGTCCCAGCCCGACATGCTCATGCGCTACACCCGAGCCCGTGCATCCGAACGCGCCGCCACCGAGGCGCGTGACCTGAACCTCGGCGACATCTAG
- a CDS encoding Rv2175c family DNA-binding protein, producing MSSDSTDAQRPLDGLVSEWLTVPDVAERLGIDAGKVRRLLQERKLVAVRRGDPVVVSIPADFLVPEHLANPANVQKPTSAGSAILSSLAGTLTILGDVGFSDAEAIRWLFTEDDTLQATPLAALRSGRKTEVRRRAQLEL from the coding sequence GTGAGCAGCGACAGCACCGACGCACAACGACCCCTCGACGGCCTCGTGAGCGAGTGGCTGACCGTCCCCGACGTCGCCGAGCGCCTGGGCATCGACGCCGGGAAGGTCCGTCGGCTGCTCCAGGAGCGCAAGCTCGTCGCGGTGCGCCGCGGCGACCCGGTCGTCGTGAGCATCCCCGCCGACTTCCTGGTCCCGGAGCATCTCGCGAACCCGGCGAACGTCCAGAAGCCGACGTCGGCGGGCTCGGCGATCCTCTCGTCGCTCGCCGGGACGCTGACGATCCTGGGTGATGTCGGGTTCAGTGACGCCGAGGCGATCCGGTGGCTGTTCACGGAGGACGACACCCTGCAGGCGACACCCCTGGCGGCGTTGCGGAGCGGACGCAAGACGGAGGTCCGCCGCAGGGCGCAGCTCGAGCTCTGA
- a CDS encoding DUF4192 domain-containing protein, which translates to MATTTIRVREPRELIALVPHQLGFQPDESAVVVSLREPRGRVGLVARVDLDDLSDASCGPQLARTLVTHLVHDGAAHAVLVIYTADDGGPGPDATAAAGGGQDRRPPALPCRSPRTRAAARHLAVAAEPYLGDVATWVVGPDGYGGLDCASPECCPPGGRPLAELESTATGAHMVLAGSAVAARRADLAQIRAADADARRRAAAARVLAERRRRATDAGDAEAVRRWREEAMVLWRTEVDAGRDGRTGEHPPRLGRIEAALGDLRVRDAILVSLVPGTGDLAERTLRSTDGRLDREISCAIARIVDPSGGLEPPEECATVYRATLEAVVAHGRRRTEAPAVTLLAVLAWWRADGARAAVLVERALAADPGYRLALLVQEAIDAGLSPGWVRRGW; encoded by the coding sequence ATGGCCACCACCACGATCCGCGTCCGAGAACCCCGCGAGCTGATCGCCCTGGTCCCGCACCAGCTCGGGTTCCAGCCGGACGAGAGCGCTGTGGTCGTGAGCCTCCGAGAGCCGCGAGGTCGGGTCGGGCTCGTGGCGCGGGTCGACCTCGACGACCTCTCCGACGCGTCCTGCGGTCCGCAGCTCGCCCGCACGTTGGTGACTCACCTGGTGCACGACGGCGCCGCGCATGCGGTCCTCGTGATCTACACCGCGGACGACGGAGGTCCCGGCCCCGACGCGACCGCGGCCGCAGGAGGAGGGCAGGATCGTCGCCCACCCGCGCTCCCGTGCCGGTCGCCGCGAACACGTGCGGCCGCGAGGCACCTGGCCGTGGCCGCCGAGCCGTACCTCGGCGACGTGGCGACCTGGGTCGTCGGTCCGGACGGCTACGGGGGCCTCGACTGCGCCTCGCCCGAGTGCTGCCCACCGGGTGGTCGTCCGCTGGCGGAGCTCGAGTCGACGGCCACCGGCGCCCACATGGTGCTCGCGGGCTCTGCGGTCGCAGCCCGACGCGCCGACCTGGCGCAGATCCGGGCGGCCGACGCCGACGCCCGGCGCCGCGCCGCTGCGGCACGCGTGCTGGCCGAACGGCGGCGCAGGGCGACGGACGCCGGCGACGCCGAGGCGGTGCGGCGCTGGCGCGAGGAGGCCATGGTGCTCTGGCGGACCGAGGTCGACGCCGGTCGGGACGGTCGCACGGGTGAGCACCCGCCGCGACTCGGGCGGATCGAGGCGGCGCTCGGTGATCTCCGCGTCCGGGACGCGATCCTCGTCTCTCTCGTCCCCGGCACCGGAGACCTGGCAGAACGCACCCTCCGCAGCACCGACGGCCGGCTCGACCGGGAGATCTCGTGCGCGATCGCGCGCATCGTCGACCCGTCCGGCGGGCTCGAGCCGCCCGAGGAGTGCGCGACCGTGTACCGGGCGACCCTCGAAGCCGTCGTGGCACATGGTCGCCGGCGAACCGAGGCGCCTGCCGTGACCTTGCTGGCAGTCCTCGCCTGGTGGCGCGCCGACGGGGCACGGGCGGCCGTGCTCGTCGAGCGGGCCCTCGCAGCGGATCCGGGATACCGGCTCGCGTTGCTGGTGCAGGAGGCGATCGACGCCGGGCTGTCACCCGGATGGGTCAGGCGCGGGTGGTGA
- a CDS encoding universal stress protein, whose amino-acid sequence MGIVVGYLATDEGRAALEAGAVEALQRGVRLVVIASARASADDAKRTELEEELARVGAELDARGVEHELRLVAAGKDVAEDLIAAAVETDAVLIVIGLRRRSPVGKLILGSNAQRILLDSPCPVLAVKPVRA is encoded by the coding sequence ATGGGCATCGTTGTCGGCTACCTGGCGACCGACGAGGGTCGCGCAGCGCTCGAGGCCGGAGCGGTGGAGGCGCTGCAGCGCGGGGTGCGCCTCGTCGTCATCGCCAGCGCACGTGCGTCGGCCGACGACGCGAAGCGGACCGAGCTCGAGGAAGAGCTCGCCCGTGTCGGGGCGGAGCTCGACGCCCGGGGTGTCGAGCACGAGCTGCGGCTCGTCGCGGCCGGGAAGGACGTCGCCGAGGACCTCATCGCAGCTGCGGTCGAGACCGATGCCGTCCTCATCGTGATCGGCCTCCGGCGGCGGAGCCCCGTCGGCAAGCTGATCCTCGGGTCGAACGCCCAGCGGATCCTCCTCGACTCCCCGTGCCCGGTGCTCGCGGTCAAACCCGTCCGCGCCTGA
- a CDS encoding polyprenyl synthetase family protein — translation MNLSPADLVEIEGVRAGVDAHLEAHVRALRHSFHSISPDADELVDAIAQMLSGGKRLRAAFCYWSWRAHGGSADSPAADAVLRVGAALELFQAAALFHDDVMDRSDTRRGLPAAQLVFAAMHLRNGWSGDGALFGDAAAILLGDLTLIGSEQVFAEAMTAFDAETAAGALRVFNHMRTEVTVGQYLDVLAQAQPWGTDPIADEERARAVIRAKSARYSVEHPLTLGATLAGATEEAVRACTTIGLPLGEAFQLRDDVLGVFGDPARTGKPAGDDLREGKRTVLVARALAHALRVRDDRTLAMLLDDLGDRSMTEARAREIARAIADTGAVDEVERLIDTLTAEAHRALDAADLLPQGRRMLRSLARVAVDRQA, via the coding sequence GTGAACCTCTCTCCTGCGGACCTGGTGGAGATCGAGGGAGTCCGGGCCGGTGTCGACGCCCACCTCGAGGCTCATGTCCGTGCGCTCCGGCACTCGTTCCACTCGATCTCCCCCGATGCGGACGAGCTCGTCGACGCGATCGCCCAGATGCTCTCCGGGGGCAAGCGCCTGCGAGCCGCGTTCTGCTACTGGTCCTGGCGCGCCCACGGCGGGTCGGCAGACTCTCCGGCGGCCGACGCGGTGCTCCGCGTCGGTGCCGCACTCGAGCTCTTCCAGGCCGCCGCGCTCTTCCACGACGACGTCATGGACCGCTCGGACACCCGACGTGGCCTCCCGGCGGCCCAGCTCGTCTTCGCAGCGATGCACCTGCGCAACGGTTGGAGCGGGGACGGCGCGCTGTTCGGGGACGCGGCAGCCATCCTGCTCGGCGACCTGACCCTGATCGGCAGCGAGCAGGTGTTCGCCGAGGCCATGACCGCGTTCGACGCCGAGACGGCTGCGGGTGCGCTTCGCGTGTTCAACCACATGCGGACCGAGGTGACCGTCGGGCAGTACCTGGACGTGCTCGCCCAGGCCCAGCCCTGGGGCACCGACCCGATCGCCGACGAGGAGCGCGCTCGCGCCGTGATCCGCGCGAAGTCCGCCCGGTACTCGGTCGAGCATCCCCTCACCCTCGGTGCGACGCTCGCCGGGGCCACCGAGGAGGCCGTACGCGCGTGCACCACGATCGGCCTTCCCCTGGGCGAGGCGTTCCAGCTCCGCGACGACGTCCTCGGGGTCTTCGGGGATCCTGCCAGGACCGGGAAGCCCGCCGGCGACGACCTCCGCGAGGGGAAGCGCACGGTGCTCGTGGCGCGCGCACTGGCCCACGCGCTGCGCGTCCGGGACGACCGCACCCTGGCGATGCTCCTCGACGACCTCGGTGATCGTTCGATGACCGAGGCCAGGGCCCGCGAGATCGCCCGTGCCATCGCCGACACGGGCGCCGTCGACGAGGTCGAGCGGCTCATCGACACGCTCACCGCCGAGGCGCACCGGGCGCTCGACGCGGCCGACCTCCTGCCTCAGGGGCGACGCATGCTCCGGAGCCTCGCGCGCGTGGCGGTCGACCGCCAGGCCTGA